The following proteins are encoded in a genomic region of Dioscorea cayenensis subsp. rotundata cultivar TDr96_F1 chromosome 8, TDr96_F1_v2_PseudoChromosome.rev07_lg8_w22 25.fasta, whole genome shotgun sequence:
- the LOC120267242 gene encoding L10-interacting MYB domain-containing protein-like, which produces MASKLAPKRAAGGTDVSDGNSVVSKTIPKGRWNDIKTESLLKICVEEVQAGNRPHTHFTKEGWKNIVAKFYLRTGVSYNYKQLKNKWDILKKEFSMWAKLVEHQTSLGWDPIKRTIVENPEYLKWRNEGPKFLDMMEICFKDVVAIGYMALVPYADPSTDNEVSNDDVHNEMNERETDADNFHVDGATPEQCNDTPRAETSTAQDKKRRKTTRKERKSATDKLQELFDRLISGMDNMSRSTTSKAEDEDPYSIGKCVDLLDMMPGIE; this is translated from the exons ATGGCTTCAAAACTAGCACCCAAAAGAGCTGCAGGTGGGACAGATGTAAGTGATGGAAATTCAGTTGTATCTAAAACTATTCCAAAAGGTAGATGGAATGACATAAAGACTGAATCGCTACTAAAGATATGTGTTGAGGAGGTTCAAGCTGGTAATAGGCCACACACCCACTTCACAAAAGAAGGTTGGAAAAATATCGTGGCAAAGTTTTATTTGAGAACAGGGGTGAGTTATAACTAcaagcaattaaaaaataaatgggacATACTGAAGAAAGAATTCTCCATGTGGGCAAAGCTAGTGGAGCACCAGACTAGCCTTGGATGGGACCCTATTAAGAGGACAATTGTG GAAAACCCAGAATATTTGAAATGGCGAAATGAGGGTCCAAAATTCCTAGACATGATGGAGATTTGCTTCAAAGATGTGGTGGCGATAGGGTACATGGCATTGGTCCCATATGCAGACCCATCTACTGACAATGAAGTTTCTAACGATGATGTTCACAATGAGATGAATGAAAGAGAAACCGATGCAGACAACTTTCATGTTGATGGTGCAACTCCTGAACAATGTAATGATACCCCAAGGGCTGAAACTAGCACAGCACAAGATAAGAAGAGACGAAAAACTAcacgaaaagaaagaaaaagtgcAACGGACAAATTACAAGAATTATTTGATCGTCTTATCTCTGGGATGGATAATATGTCCCGTTCAACTACTTCAAAAGCTGAAGACGAGGATCCCTACAGTATTGGCAAATGTGTGGATTTGTTGGACATGATGCCGGGGATTGAATGA